The genomic DNA GAAGCCTTTGTGAGCTACCCGAGGCCTGGCAAGCATCTCTGTGTGGTCATGGCCATCTCTGAGCGGCCGTCTTATCAGGTATGTTCACGAATGCATTATTTATACGCGGGCTGGAGGAAGGCGATATGCAGCATCGATCGTTGCGGAAGGGAGGTGGCGACCATGGCGGAAAAGCTGAAAAAGGTTGAATGCGATCCAAAATGTGGCTTCCTCATTCAAAGCCACGAAGAGAAGGAGATCGTCGAGATAGCCATGCAGCACGCGAAAAAAGCGCATAGTATGGTTATCACGGAAAAGGACGTCAGGGCAATGTTGAAAGATGCATAGAGTGGAAGAAGGTATGTTTCGGACGTTGAAAGGGCTTGGCAGTTTCAAGCCCTTTCTTACGACAGTTACTCAATGCGGCATGCACCCGTTCCAGAAGGTGCCGATCGTGCCCGTCCTTTCGTGACAGCCTGCGTGCCGAGATTGCTCCTATCTTCCCGTTTCCAACCCGAACTTCTTCTGCAGCTTCCCCACCACCAGCTTCGGCACGAGGCTGGACACATCCCCGCCGTAGCTCGCCGCTTCCTTCACGATCGTCGAGGTTATGAAGGAATACGCCTCGTTCGGCATCAGGAACACCGTCTCGATATCATCGTCGAGCCGGCGGTTCATGAGGGCCATCTGCATCTCGTACTCGAAGTCCGAGACAGCCCGGAGGCCTCGGATGATGGCGACGGCCTTCTTATGCCTCACGTAATCGACAAGGAGGCCGTCAAAGCCCTCGATCATCACCCTGCGGTATCTCCTGGTCACGGCCTTGAACATGGCGAGGCGCTCCTCGAGCGAAAAGAGCGGTGCTTTTTTGGGATTCTCCGCAACCGCTACGATCACCTCGTCGAAGATGGTGAGACTCCGCTCCACGAGGTCAATATGTCCGTTCGTCACGGGATCGAATGTTCCGGGATAAACAGCGACATGTTTCATAGTATCTCCTTGATCGATGAGGGACCTGGGGACGGGGGCCTGGACCAAGCAAGCGGTTCAAATCAGGACGCCGCCGATTTGTCCGACTGACTCCTCACCACCGGCTCCTGACTTCGTGCCTTATAGAAAGCAAGCACCGTGTCCCCGTACCGGGCCTCCCGGTATAACGCAAGTCTTCCCGCCTGCCCCGGAGACGTCTGCTTCTTGAAGTGCTCGAAAACGACGACACTGCCATCCTGCAGGACCGGGGAAGCACTGACCAGTTCGAGCAGTGGTCCCTGTTCCACCGAGTAGGGAGGATCCAGGAATATGATATCGAACTGCTCTTCGGTCCTGGCGAGATAGGCCTCCGCTTTCGAGGCAACAAGGCGGGCCCGGCCGCTCAATCCTGCCTGATCGATATTCAGCCTGATGGCTTTCAGAGAATCTCCCGCATCATCCACGAAAGAGACGCTGGCGGCTCCCCTGCTGAGCGCCTCGATGCCGACACCGCCCGTCCCGGCATAGAGGTCAAGGATTCGCGCATGCTGGACGCTCTCGCCCAGGATGTTGAACAGGGCCTGTTTCACCTTGTCGGATGTTGGCCGCACCCGTGATCCGGAGGGCACCTTCAGCTTCCTGCCCCTGCCTGTACCACCCGTTATCCTCATGATTTTTTCGATGCTACAGAATTCGTCCTGTGAAGTCAAGGGTTTCTTGACACTCCGCTCCGCCACGGTATATACTTGCAGCATCGGGGAGGACCATCATGCGCAGATATGCCATCGTTTTGCTGTTCGCTGTTCTGCTTCTTGTCTTTGCTGGTCCGCCTTTGGTTTTGAGCCGGCCTTCGTCCGGGCAATCCCCTCAGCCGCACCCGGACGGCGCCAGGACCGTGTATCTCATCACGGTCGATGCCCCGATCACACCGGTGGTCTCCGAATATATAACGAGGTCGATCGACACTGCATCCCGGGACAATGCCGAGGCGATCATCATTCAGCTTGACACGCCGGGCGGGCTCGTTGACTCCATGCGGGAGATCGTGAAAAAGATGATGGCAGCCGAGGTCCCGGTGGTGGTATACGTCGCGCCCCCGGGGGCCAGGGCCGCCTCGGCCGGCGTTTTCCTCACCATGGCGGCCCACATCGCCGCGATGGCGCCGGGCACCCATATCGGTGCGGCTCACCCGGTGACCATGGAAGGCAAGATGGACAAGACGATGGAGACCAAGGTCGTGAACGATCTGGCGGCCATGGCCCGGAATGTCGCCGAGCAGCGGGGAAGGAATATGAAATGGGCCGACGACGCGGTTCGGAAGAGCGTCTCCATTACGGATACCGAAGCGGTCAGGGAGCATGTTGTTGACCTCATCGCGAACGACGTGCCTTCACTGCTCAGGGAAATCGATGGCAGGACCGTTGACCTGGTCCTCCGGAAAAAGACGCTCCAGACGGCGAACGCCGAGGTCCACCGGATCGACATGGGATTCCGGTACCGGCTGCTCGAGATCATCAGCAATCCCAACATCGCCTATATCCTGATGATCCTCGGGTTCTATGGTCTCTACTTTGAGCTCTCGAATCCCGGGGCGATTTTCCCGGGAGTGGCCGGCGCCATCTGTCTCATCCTCGCGTTCTATGCCCTGCATACGCTCCCGATCAACTACGCGGGTCTCATGCTCATCCTGCTCGCGATCGGCCTGTTCATCGCCGAGGCATTCATCACGAGCCACGGTGTCCTCGGCGTGGGCGGCGTCATTGCCATGGCCATCGGCTCGGTCATGCTGATCAATTCTCCCATCCCCTCGCTCAGGATATCATGGACGGTCATTGTGCCGGTCGTGGCTCTTTCCGCCCTCCTGTTCATCGTGACGGTCACCCTGGCCGTTCGTATCCAGAGGGAAAGGGCCGACACGGGCAAGGAAGGCATGATCGGTCTCGAGGGAGAGGCAAGGACCGACATTCACGCCAGCGGTCAGGTGTTCGTGCACGGTGAATATTGGAATTGCTGGAGCGACACCCCCATCCCGAAAGGCGCGCGGGTGAAGGTCATGGCTGTGGAAGGTCTGAAACTCAAAGTCGAACGGACCGGCTGACCGGTCTTGACGACTTCGGTTTGAATAATCCTAAGGAGGTCCACCCATGCTTCAAACAATCGGTATCGGCGTCATGGTTGCTGCTCTCATCCTCGTCTGGTTCTTTTTCAATACGATCAAGATCCTGAAGCAGTACGAACGGGGCGTCATCTTCACGCTCGGCAAGGTAGCCCTGGAAGGCGGTGTAAAAGGACCGGGCCTTATCATCCTGCTCCCCGGCATTCAGAAGATGGTGCGGGTAAGCCTTCGTACGGTCACGATGGATGTCCCGGCACAGGATGTGATCACCAAAGACAACGTGACCGTCAAGGTGAACGCGGTCGTCTATTTCCGGGTCATCGATCCTAAAAAGGCGGTCGTCGAGGTAGAGGACTTCTACTACGCCACGTCGCTCATCTCCCAGACCACGCTCAGGAGCATCCTCGGACAGAACATGTTCGACGACCTGCTCTCCAATCGCGAGGCCATCAACGCTGAGCTCCAGAAGGTCATCGATCAGCAGACGGAACCGTGGGGTGTAAAGGTGACCACGGTGGAAGTACGAAATGTCGACCTTCCGGCGGAGATGCAGCGGGCCATCGCCATCCAGGCTCAGGCCGAACGGGAACGGCGTGCCAAGATCATTCATGCCGAAGGCGAGCTCCAGGCATCGGCGAAGCTGTCCGAGGCGGCAGGGGTCATCAGCAAGAACCCGATGGCGCTCCAGCTCCGGTACCTCCAGACGCTTACCGAGATCGGGACGGAGAAGAACACGACGATCGTGTTCCCGCTTCCCATCGACCTCATAACCGCGTTTCAGAAGTTTGTCGAGAAGAAGGATTGATCCGTTACCAGAAGGGAGTTGGAAATGAGAAAGGGGACCGTCAGTGTGACGGTCCCCTTTTGTTGATGAGATCGATCGTATACGCTATATTTCGTTGACGGTTATGGCCTGCTGCGGGCAGTTCTCCACACAGGTCTGGCAATTGATGCACTCGGACATGTTCACCGGGTCAGCCTTGCCGCCTTCTACCTTGAATACCGACTGGGGGCAGACGTTGACGCAGGTGCCGTCACCATCACATTTGTTCTTGTCAACTGTTACCATGTACATGTGGCTGTTTCCTCCTCATTCGAGAAAATAATTTGCAAAAAGGTTCGTAATAGTACCAGCCCTCCGGGATAAAATCAACAGAAAATACAAAGGATCAAAAAAAAGGGCCCACCCCTTCTCAGGGCGGACCTTTTCATAATACATTGTTTTCTTGGCAGAATTACACGTCTCTAATGTTCGATCTCAATGCCCTCGGTTTCCTCCCTCACCGTGATCGCGATCTTGTAGAGGAGGGAAAGGATCAGAAACCCGATGGCCCAGACGCCAAGGGTGATGATTGACTCCTGTCTGGTCGGCCAGTAGGTCCTTACCTGATTCAGCATGTTCGGCACAAAGCCGCCGATGATCAGGCCGAAGCCCTTGTCGATCCAGAGAGAGATGAACAGCATGACGCAGGCCAGAGCGAGCGTCGTCTCGTTCCTGCGAACACGCGGGATCACGAGCATGAGGAGCGATGCCGCTGCAAAGATGCTAGAGACCCACATCAGGGGAACGAGCTCCCGGTGTCCGTCAAGCCCTACGTACAGGTACTTGAACGACTCCATATGGCCCGGGATATTGCTGTAGAAGGCAGTGAAGAACTCCAGGCCAAGGAGGAAAACATTGGCGAACATGGCATAGGCCACAATCGTTCCGAGCGTTTGTATCTGCTCCTTCCCGGGATCGAACTTCGTTACTTTCCGAACGATCAGGGCAAGAAGGATCAAAAGCGACGGACCGCCGGCAAAGGCCGAGGCCAGGAAGCGGGCCGCCATCACGGCGCTGAGCCAGAAATGCCGCCCCGGGAGACCGGCATAGAGGAACGCCGTGACGGTGTGGATGCTGACTGCCCAGGGCACGGACAGATAAATGAAGAACTTGATCCACTTCGGAGGCGCAACGCCCTTGCGGTCGGAGCTCAGGGTCACCCACCCGACCAAAAGGTTGATGAACAGATAACCCGAGAGCACCATTGAATCCCAGAACATGACGGAATTGAGTGTTGGATGGAGGACCACGTTCATGATCCTCATGGGCTGGCCCATGTCGACGAAGATGAACAGGATGCACATGGTGACCGCCGCGATCGCAAGGAACTCTCCCAGGATCACGATCTTGCTGAACTTCTTGTAATCGTGCAGATAGTGGGGAATGACGAGCATCACGGCCGATGCTGCGACGCCGACGAGGAACGTGAATTGGCCGATGTAGAGACCCCACGAAACGTCCCGGGAGAGGCCAGTAAGACCCAGACCGTAATTGAACTGCTGGAGGTAATAGTAGACTCCTGACACGGCAAGGGCGCTCAGGAAGATCAACCATGCCCAGTACTTTTTACTTCCTACCAATGCTTTCTCAAGCATGTTCATTACCTCCTATCAGATAGTAAACACTCGGCCCGGTCCCGAGCTCGGGCTTGCGCCGTATGGTGTAACTCGTCTCGATGACTTTCCGGACCTCGGAATTCTTGTCCGCGAGGTCGCCGAAGATCAGGCCGCCCTTGGGAGCCGCCTCGACACAAGCCGGCAGTTTCCCGAACGCGAGCCGTTCGGTGCAGAAGGTGCATTTTTCCACCACGCCCTTGGTTCGCGTCGGATATTCCCGGTTCTCGCTCTTGATGAAGGGGCGCGGATCGCGGTAGTTGAAACTCCTTGCGCCATACGGGCAGGCGGCCATGCAGAACCGGCAGCCGATGCAGCGGTGCATGTCCATCATGACGATGCCGTCCTGCTTTCGCTTGAAGGTCGCCTGGGTGGGGCAGACCCGCACGCAGGCGGGGTTCTCGCAATGATTGCACAGCACGATGAACGGCATTTCCTTGATCTTCTCTTCCATGTAGGGATTGTCCTGGTCAGGGAACGCGTTCTCGTACTTCGCCTTCCAGATCCACTTGATCTCATCCTTGATGTCGACGCTGCCGTCGGGATTCCGGAAATCAGGAACATTGTGGGTCGTGTGGCACGCGCTGATGGTTTTCTGGAAGTCTTCCTCGGTCTTGAACTTGCTCATGTCCACGACCATGGCCCAGTGCTGCGCCGTCAGCGCCTCCTTATTCGGCTCCACCTGGGGCGGCTTGAGCCCTCTGACCCAAACGTTGTCCACTGCTGTTGCCGCAGTCGCGCCAAGCCCCAGGATGGAGGATATGCCTGCTATCTTTAAGAATTTCCGTCTGTCCATGCTCATGACTTGTCATCCTCCTTCGGGGCGATATGGCAGTCCCAGCAATAGGGCTTCACAGCCATATAGTTGTGGCATTCGTCGCAGAACTTTTTCTTGTTCGAATGGCAGCGCATGCATTGATTCTGCAGGCTCATGTTGTAATGCTTGCCCGTCGTTTCGCTGACGTACTGACGGTAGCCGTCGCGCACAACGGAATCGCGCCAGTTATTAATGAGCTGCATGTGCTCGGTCCGCATGAATGCCTTTGACTCCACGCATTTTCGGTCCTGCTCCGGCAGTTGAAGAATGGCCGGGGTGTCGAGCTTCGGCTCCGGCTTGGCGTTCACCTTCCCGATATTGTAGTAGAACGGAAACAGGGCAACTGCCAGAAGCACAACAAGCCCGACGAGTATTTTGCCGCCGTCATAGAGTTTCATTAGGCCTTTTCCTCCTTCACTTGGGCTGACGGAAGAGGCTCACCGCGCAGGTCGGTCGTGCGCTCCTTCTCGCCGGTCATGACGAGGGCGTTCGCCACCAGTTCGTGGAGTCCGCAGACGCCCACGCTGGGCACCCAGTAGTCCATGAGGGCCTTGAGCGTGGCCCGGTCGATGGCGCAGACGTTGGCCAGCATGTTCACCCCGTGGTGATCGGCGACGAACTTGACCGCGTTCGCGCGCGGGAACCCGCCCTTCATCCTGAGGTCCATATCCTCCGAGGCGTTCAGGCCCGTGCCGCTGCCGCAGCAGAAGGTCTTTTCGCGGATCGTGTCCTCCGGCATTTCGTAGAAGTGGTTTACGACATTCTTGAGCACATAGCGAGGCTCGTCCAGCATTCCCATGCCGCGCGACGTGTTACAGGAATCGTGCCAGGTGACCCTGAGGTGGTCGTTTCGCTTCGGGTCGAGCTTGAGCTTCTTGTTCTTGATCAGGTCGGCGGTGAACTCCGCGACATGGACCATCTTCATGGACTTCGCGTTCTCGAAGACCGTGCCGGTGATCGGCGATTTCGGGACTTCGAGGAAATCGGCGGGACCGTTCCAGGTGTCCATGTACTGGGAGAGGACGCGCCACATGTGGCCGCACTCTCCGCCGAGGATCCACTTTACGCCGAGCCGCTTCGCCTCCGCGTAGATCTTGGAATTGAGCCGTTTGGCCATCTCGTTCGAGGTGAAGAACCCGAAGTTGCCGCCTTCCGACGCATAGGTGCTCCAGGTGTAATCGAGGCCGAGCTCCTCGAACAGCATGAGGTAACCCATGCACGTGTAGGTGCCCGGGTCGGCGAACAGGTCGCCCGACGGCGTCACGAACAGGATCTCGGCGCCCTTCCGGTTGAAGGTGGGCTTGATGCGTTTGCCGGTGACGGTCTCGATGTCGTCCAGCATGTATTCGAGGTTGCCGACGATGGTATGGGGCTCGAGGCCCAGGTGGTTGCCTTTCATATAGCAGTTCGAGACCGGCCCCGCGATCCACTCGATATTCAGGCCAAGGAGGTTGAGCAGTTCCCGGCCGATCATGGTGATCTCCGCCTGGTCGATGCCGTAGGGGCAAAAGACGGAGCAGCGGCGGCACTCGGTGCACTGGTAGAAGTAGTACCACCACTCCTTCAACACGTCGACCGTCAGCTCCCGCGCGCCGGCCATCCTGCCGAAAAGCTTCCCGGCCAGGGTAAATTCTTTTCTGTAGACGGAGCGGATGAGCTCGGCCCGGAGGACCGGCATGTTCTTGGGATCGCCGGTGCCGATGAAGAAATGGCATTTGTCCGCGCACGCTCCGCAGCGCACACAGATGTCCATGAACAGCCGGAAGGAGCGGTATTTTTCAAGGCGCTCCGCGATCCCCTTGAGCAGGATCTCCTTCCAGTCTGCCGGGAGTTTCCAGTCAGCATCAGCCGGCCGCCAGTCCCGCGGGTTCGGGAAACCGACGAGTTCCAGGCTTTTCGGCTTCGAGCCGTGGCAGAACATGCCCTCCTTGAACACCACGGGCGTATCCAGCCATTCCGTTTTGGGCAGCGTATAGTCGATCTTCGCTAGTTCTTCTGGTTTCGGAAGTTTCGCCATGACTACTCCTTTTCTACCGGCAGGCCGGCTTCTTTCATCTTAGCCCTGAAATCGTTCTCGTACTCTTCATAGGTGTGAACGTGGACGGGATAGTTCCAGGGATTGACATGCCGCTTCACGCGGCTGGTGTTCGCCAGGACCCGGGTCGGGCTCATGAACACGCCGCCCATGTGCACGAGCTTGCTGAAGGGAAAATAGGCGAACAGCGTGCAGATGAGGAAAAGATGGGTGTAGAACAGCGGACCGATCCCCTGGGGAATCGACGGGTTGAAGCTGACGAGGCCCATAGCCATCATCTTGACGCTCACGATGTCCGTCTTGGTGAAGTAACGCATGAGTACGCCGGTGACCCCGATGCCGAGGATCAAGAAGAGCGGAAAGTAATCGCTGATGAGAGAGATGTACCGCACCTGGGGTATGCCGATCCTCCTGAGGAAGAGGTAGAACACAGCAGCAAGCAGCACGACGTCGGTTATGTAGAGCAGCGGCGTCCCGATCTGGAGGAAGCTGTCGAGCCCTTCTGCCATCTTCACTGCCGCGGGCACCTTCTCGGTAAAGAACCGGAGGTGCCTGATCAGGATGATGAGGAAGGACCAGTGAAACGCCATGCCGGCCGCCCAAAGCCATTTGGCCTCGCCGTACGCGAGCTGCGTTCCCTTATGCGTCTGCAGCTTCAGATTTCTGAAGAGGGAGCGGAAGAAGAAAACTTCGAGGGCCATCCTTCCCGCGACCCCGAGGAGGTTCGAAGGATTTTCCAGTTTGCTGTGCTTGATCCAGGGAAGGGATTTCTGTTGTCCGCAGGTCGTGGGAATGCGGAAGGGGTTCGGCGAACTGCCCCACTTCAGAATGCGTGCGATCATGAAGATGACGAAGGTGACAACGGCCAGATAGGGAATAATTACGCCGAACAGGAACTGCATGTTCCCCATTGCCACCCCCGCATAGGCTATCGCCGCGAGGACAAGCACTGTAATGAAAGAAATTATGGCTTTCATTTCGTTACCTCTTTTCGATTAAGGTTGGCAGCCCGAGCAATCGTGCAGGCCCCGTGTCAATCCTGGTTGTCAACGATGAGCTTCGCCTGCTGCAGAAGCCTGAAAGTCATATTGCGAGCTTCATTTGCCTTGAGCTCGTAGATCTTTTCCCGGCATTTCATGTAGAGGTCAAAAGCGTAGAGTGCCAGATCATCGACGGATGAGTCAAAAGCGGCCAGCTCGTCGCGGAGCCGCTGCTGCGCCAGGGTCTCGCTCCCGAGCTCCTGCCGCACGATCTTCTTCAGCAGGAAGACGAACGAAACAGCCTCGGAGGGAGAGAACTCCTGGATCGCGCGGATCCTGATGATGCTGTCGAGAAAGGTCGCGACCGCATCGGGGATGACCCCCTTGAGCAGTGCCTCGAACAGACCCTCCAGGCCCTCCGAGAGGGTATACCCGACGGGATTGGTGAACTGGGCCTTTTGTTTCTTCAGAAAACTGGATGTGTTGTCCGGATAGGTATCAGCGACCGCGTCGAACCATTTTTTCAGGATCGTCGATTTCTTCGCCCTGAGCAGATTTTTGAGCTCCATATCCATAGCGTGGTTCACCAAAAGCCGCCCTGCAGCACGTGCTGCAGGGGTTCCGGCAGAATAGCTCCTAGAAGAACAGGAGATGCTGTACCGCTTCCATTTCCTTCTGGATGTCGGCGAAGGAAACGAACTTGGTCTTGAGATCGGCGCCCATATCCTCGGCGTTGGTGATCATCTTGTCTTCCTTCAGGCCGAGCCGATCCATGTCTTCCTTGCACACCCACACCGGCAAATCGATCATCAGGCAGCTCTTGATGTGGTTCTCCGTGCTCGTCACCCCGTATATTTTCATTGCCTGCTGGTCCTTCACCGCGTTGAGTACACCATCACCGACGAAGACCACCGTCGGGACGACGGAATCTCCGTCATCCATGTAGATCTCGGCGGTCTGGCTTGCGATCGCGTGGGTGAGCGCCAAGCGGGGGTTCTCGCTCTTATAGGGCGGTCGCTGCACAACGAACAATAATTTTACGGCACCCATTATTCGCCTCCTATATGAAGCAGTCTGTCGGTCTTGACCGTCTTCGCCAGGTACCAGTCCATGCTCGCGCGCTTCATCCCCTCGGGCGTGTCTTCCTTGTGGTACCCCCGGGCCTCGGCGCAGGCTTCACAGACCGTGATCTCCATGCCTTTTGCCATGAGTTCCTTCATCTTCTTTTCGTTGTGCGAATAATCTTTGAATGCTTTTTGTCCCTTTTTGGCCATCATCACGGCATTGCCGGAAAGCCACATGTTCACCTTGTGCCCCTTGGCCATCCCGGCCTCGGCAAGCTTGAAAGCAAAGTCGAGCGACATCGAGCCGACCAAAGAAGGGAATACTCCCAATGTTAACTCAGCCATGTTATCCTCCCTGTTGGAATCAGATTACAGCCAGGCCGTCTTCTCATAGTCGTTCATGATGAGATCGACGATGTCACCGTAGCCGATG from Nitrospirota bacterium includes the following:
- the dsrJ gene encoding sulfate reduction electron transfer complex DsrMKJOP subunit DsrJ, producing the protein MKLYDGGKILVGLVVLLAVALFPFYYNIGKVNAKPEPKLDTPAILQLPEQDRKCVESKAFMRTEHMQLINNWRDSVVRDGYRQYVSETTGKHYNMSLQNQCMRCHSNKKKFCDECHNYMAVKPYCWDCHIAPKEDDKS
- the nrfD gene encoding NrfD/PsrC family molybdoenzyme membrane anchor subunit, translated to MLEKALVGSKKYWAWLIFLSALAVSGVYYYLQQFNYGLGLTGLSRDVSWGLYIGQFTFLVGVAASAVMLVIPHYLHDYKKFSKIVILGEFLAIAAVTMCILFIFVDMGQPMRIMNVVLHPTLNSVMFWDSMVLSGYLFINLLVGWVTLSSDRKGVAPPKWIKFFIYLSVPWAVSIHTVTAFLYAGLPGRHFWLSAVMAARFLASAFAGGPSLLILLALIVRKVTKFDPGKEQIQTLGTIVAYAMFANVFLLGLEFFTAFYSNIPGHMESFKYLYVGLDGHRELVPLMWVSSIFAAASLLMLVIPRVRRNETTLALACVMLFISLWIDKGFGLIIGGFVPNMLNQVRTYWPTRQESIITLGVWAIGFLILSLLYKIAITVREETEGIEIEH
- a CDS encoding slipin family protein gives rise to the protein MLQTIGIGVMVAALILVWFFFNTIKILKQYERGVIFTLGKVALEGGVKGPGLIILLPGIQKMVRVSLRTVTMDVPAQDVITKDNVTVKVNAVVYFRVIDPKKAVVEVEDFYYATSLISQTTLRSILGQNMFDDLLSNREAINAELQKVIDQQTEPWGVKVTTVEVRNVDLPAEMQRAIAIQAQAERERRAKIIHAEGELQASAKLSEAAGVISKNPMALQLRYLQTLTEIGTEKNTTIVFPLPIDLITAFQKFVEKKD
- a CDS encoding DsrE family protein, translated to MAELTLGVFPSLVGSMSLDFAFKLAEAGMAKGHKVNMWLSGNAVMMAKKGQKAFKDYSHNEKKMKELMAKGMEITVCEACAEARGYHKEDTPEGMKRASMDWYLAKTVKTDRLLHIGGE
- a CDS encoding nodulation protein NfeD; the encoded protein is MRRYAIVLLFAVLLLVFAGPPLVLSRPSSGQSPQPHPDGARTVYLITVDAPITPVVSEYITRSIDTASRDNAEAIIIQLDTPGGLVDSMREIVKKMMAAEVPVVVYVAPPGARAASAGVFLTMAAHIAAMAPGTHIGAAHPVTMEGKMDKTMETKVVNDLAAMARNVAEQRGRNMKWADDAVRKSVSITDTEAVREHVVDLIANDVPSLLREIDGRTVDLVLRKKTLQTANAEVHRIDMGFRYRLLEIISNPNIAYILMILGFYGLYFELSNPGAIFPGVAGAICLILAFYALHTLPINYAGLMLILLAIGLFIAEAFITSHGVLGVGGVIAMAIGSVMLINSPIPSLRISWTVIVPVVALSALLFIVTVTLAVRIQRERADTGKEGMIGLEGEARTDIHASGQVFVHGEYWNCWSDTPIPKGARVKVMAVEGLKLKVERTG
- a CDS encoding 4Fe-4S dicluster domain-containing protein, which encodes MSMDRRKFLKIAGISSILGLGATAATAVDNVWVRGLKPPQVEPNKEALTAQHWAMVVDMSKFKTEEDFQKTISACHTTHNVPDFRNPDGSVDIKDEIKWIWKAKYENAFPDQDNPYMEEKIKEMPFIVLCNHCENPACVRVCPTQATFKRKQDGIVMMDMHRCIGCRFCMAACPYGARSFNYRDPRPFIKSENREYPTRTKGVVEKCTFCTERLAFGKLPACVEAAPKGGLIFGDLADKNSEVRKVIETSYTIRRKPELGTGPSVYYLIGGNEHA
- a CDS encoding (Fe-S)-binding protein, coding for MAKLPKPEELAKIDYTLPKTEWLDTPVVFKEGMFCHGSKPKSLELVGFPNPRDWRPADADWKLPADWKEILLKGIAERLEKYRSFRLFMDICVRCGACADKCHFFIGTGDPKNMPVLRAELIRSVYRKEFTLAGKLFGRMAGARELTVDVLKEWWYYFYQCTECRRCSVFCPYGIDQAEITMIGRELLNLLGLNIEWIAGPVSNCYMKGNHLGLEPHTIVGNLEYMLDDIETVTGKRIKPTFNRKGAEILFVTPSGDLFADPGTYTCMGYLMLFEELGLDYTWSTYASEGGNFGFFTSNEMAKRLNSKIYAEAKRLGVKWILGGECGHMWRVLSQYMDTWNGPADFLEVPKSPITGTVFENAKSMKMVHVAEFTADLIKNKKLKLDPKRNDHLRVTWHDSCNTSRGMGMLDEPRYVLKNVVNHFYEMPEDTIREKTFCCGSGTGLNASEDMDLRMKGGFPRANAVKFVADHHGVNMLANVCAIDRATLKALMDYWVPSVGVCGLHELVANALVMTGEKERTTDLRGEPLPSAQVKEEKA
- the dsrM gene encoding sulfate reduction electron transfer complex DsrMKJOP subunit DsrM → MKAIISFITVLVLAAIAYAGVAMGNMQFLFGVIIPYLAVVTFVIFMIARILKWGSSPNPFRIPTTCGQQKSLPWIKHSKLENPSNLLGVAGRMALEVFFFRSLFRNLKLQTHKGTQLAYGEAKWLWAAGMAFHWSFLIILIRHLRFFTEKVPAAVKMAEGLDSFLQIGTPLLYITDVVLLAAVFYLFLRRIGIPQVRYISLISDYFPLFLILGIGVTGVLMRYFTKTDIVSVKMMAMGLVSFNPSIPQGIGPLFYTHLFLICTLFAYFPFSKLVHMGGVFMSPTRVLANTSRVKRHVNPWNYPVHVHTYEEYENDFRAKMKEAGLPVEKE
- a CDS encoding DUF1059 domain-containing protein: MAEKLKKVECDPKCGFLIQSHEEKEIVEIAMQHAKKAHSMVITEKDVRAMLKDA
- a CDS encoding 4Fe-4S binding protein produces the protein MYMVTVDKNKCDGDGTCVNVCPQSVFKVEGGKADPVNMSECINCQTCVENCPQQAITVNEI
- the coaD gene encoding pantetheine-phosphate adenylyltransferase, whose product is MKHVAVYPGTFDPVTNGHIDLVERSLTIFDEVIVAVAENPKKAPLFSLEERLAMFKAVTRRYRRVMIEGFDGLLVDYVRHKKAVAIIRGLRAVSDFEYEMQMALMNRRLDDDIETVFLMPNEAYSFITSTIVKEAASYGGDVSSLVPKLVVGKLQKKFGLETGR
- a CDS encoding DsrE family protein — encoded protein: MGAVKLLFVVQRPPYKSENPRLALTHAIASQTAEIYMDDGDSVVPTVVFVGDGVLNAVKDQQAMKIYGVTSTENHIKSCLMIDLPVWVCKEDMDRLGLKEDKMITNAEDMGADLKTKFVSFADIQKEMEAVQHLLFF
- the rsmD gene encoding 16S rRNA (guanine(966)-N(2))-methyltransferase RsmD: MRITGGTGRGRKLKVPSGSRVRPTSDKVKQALFNILGESVQHARILDLYAGTGGVGIEALSRGAASVSFVDDAGDSLKAIRLNIDQAGLSGRARLVASKAEAYLARTEEQFDIIFLDPPYSVEQGPLLELVSASPVLQDGSVVVFEHFKKQTSPGQAGRLALYREARYGDTVLAFYKARSQEPVVRSQSDKSAAS
- a CDS encoding RsbRD N-terminal domain-containing protein, translating into MDMELKNLLRAKKSTILKKWFDAVADTYPDNTSSFLKKQKAQFTNPVGYTLSEGLEGLFEALLKGVIPDAVATFLDSIIRIRAIQEFSPSEAVSFVFLLKKIVRQELGSETLAQQRLRDELAAFDSSVDDLALYAFDLYMKCREKIYELKANEARNMTFRLLQQAKLIVDNQD